The Patescibacteria group bacterium region AAATAATTTCTCTGGAGCCTAATTGCCAGAAAAAGATAATAATCGCTAGGTTAAGCAGGAATACTCCCCACAGAATATATTTTCTGTTCATATTTTTATAAAGAATTTTTTAGATATTTATTTAAATTTTTAGCTTGGATTTTTTTGAGTTTAATCGCTTTTTTTAGGCTGAAGCCGTTGATTTTCGTTCTTTTTAAATCATAGAGATAAGCGCCGGTGCCTAGGGTTTGACCTAGGTCGTGAGCTAATGAGCGGATATAGGTGCCGGAAGAACACTTGACTCTAATTTTTAAGTGAGGCCAGCGGTAACTGGTGATTTTTATTTCATATATATTAATAGTTTGTGTTTTTGGCGTAAATGCTTCCGCGCGCCTGGCTAAGCGATAAGCTCTTTGTCCTTGTATTTTTTTAGCACTGAAGATAGGCGGTCTTTGCTCAATCGGGCCAGAATAGTTTAAGACGGCTTGTTTGATTTGAGTTTTTTTCAAGCGCTGACCATTATAGCTGGGTATGACCTCCTGCTCGCGGTCATAACTCGGACTAGTTGCCCCTAAATATATATCAGCTTGATATTCTTTATCCAGCTTAATCAATTTTCCTAGTTGTTTTGTATATTCCCTCCCCACGGCTAAAATCATGAGCCCTGAAGCTAGTGGATCTAGCGTCCCAGCGTGTCCGATGCGTTTCAAGCCGCTAACTCGCCTTAAGTAGTTGACCACCCCATGAGAGCTAAGTCCAAGCGGCTTATCAATCAGGATAAAACCGGTTTTAATTTCCATCATAGCTTAATTTTATAGAAGATTTACTTATTTTACCAGTTTTTGCTATAATAGAAGTGTTATTTAATTTATTTTTAATTTTATGGCTAGTAAGAAACAAACCGGGACTAAGACTAATAAAAACGAAGGGGCCAAGAAGACGTTTCGCTTCAAGGTTAATGGTCATGAAGCTTTAAGCAAGGTTAAAGAATTGATTAAAGCCGGTAATATCCGTAGGATTATAATCAAAAATGAGAAAGAGGAAGTCTTAATGGAGATTCCTTTGACCGCAGCTGTCATTGGAACGGTCTTTGCTCCAGTTTTGGCGGCCGTCGGAGCCTTAGCCGCTTTGGTCAATAAATGCACTATTGAAGTGGAGAAAAAGTAACCTTTGAAACTTTAGTAAAGAACCGCCTGAGTGGCGGTTCTTTTTTATTCTCGGATAAGTTTTAATACCTCTTCGGTTTTTGCTTTCATGATTTCCGGCCTGGTGGCCTCTAGGTTTAGACGTAATTTATTTTCCGTATTAGATCCTCTGACATTAAACCAAAAATCAGGATAACTAACTGAGAGGCCGTCTAATTTATTTATCTTCCCGTCCGCATACTTCTTGGCCAATTTTTCCAGGCTCGCCACTTTGTCCTTTACCTCGCTATTTATTTCCCCGGATAAGTAATATTTATTAAAAGGTTTAATATAATCAGCGGCGCTGACTGACTGACTGGAAATTTCTTGTAGCATCTTTAAAATAATGATTACCGGCATCTCAAAGCAGCCGATTTCCAGATTAAGATAAAAGTGTCCAGATGATTCACCAGCAAAGTAAATATTATCTTTCAGCATCTGTTCTTTTATTAAAGCGTGTCCGACTTTAGTTACCACCGCTTCCCCGCCATTTTCTAAAATCAAATCCTCAGTTATTTTACCCGGTCTGATATCGTAGCCGATTTTTGATTTTGGTTTGTCTTTAAGGAACAGCTTAGCTAACAGTCCACGAATGATCGCCTGATTGATAGTTTGGCCTTGGTTGTCGAAAAAGAAAACCCGGTCACCATCACCATCGATGGCGATGCCCAGATCAGCTTTTTCCTTGATGATAGTTGCTTTTATTTGTTGATTGTTCTCTTCTTTTAGGGGGTCAGCTTCGTGGATCGGGAAGGATCCGTCCAGTTCAAAGTTGAGAGGGATTAATTTTGGCGGGATTAAGTTGAAAAGTCTCTCGATGTATAAAGATCCCATGCCATTAGCTGTGTCCACTACCACTTTTAGTGCTTTGATTTGCTCGGCTTGGGCATATTTGAGGTCGTGTCTGATTTGTTCTTCTAAGACGTTATCCAAAATCCGTAGTTCACCGCGGTCCTTAATTTTAGGAAAATCATTCGCTTCAACTAACTTTAATAAATCCTGTAAGCCGCTGTCGCCACTTACTGGTCGAGCTTTAGATCTAACTATTTTGAAACCGTTCCACTCTTTGGGGTTGTGGGAGGCCGAAATCATTAAGCCGCCATCATAATTATAGTTAGCTACGGCAAAATAGAAGGTCGGCGTAGATACTAGATTAATATCGATAACATCTGCTCCTGCGTCAAGTAGCCCTTCTATTAAGGAGCTCTTTATATCTTCGGAGGACAGCCTCATGTCTCTGCCAACCACCACTTGCATCCTGTCGCTCGACTTTAAATAATCAGGATCCTTTCGTCTAAGGGCAACATAAGCTTGTCCCAAGCGATAGGCCAAATCATTATCAAAGTCTTGCCCGTAGACACCTCTTATATCATAAGCCTTGAAGATTTCTGGTTTAAACATATTAGTATTTTTCTTTTTTTAAGAAATACATTAAGCCTAGTCCCCATAGGGTGGCCAATAAAGATATGAGCCAGCCGATTATCGGCAATGAGAACAGAATCCAGCTAGCAGTGACGCCGATGACCAAAACCAATATCAAATTGTCTTTTTTATTAGGAATTAAGCGTTTACTTAGGTATAGGCCAAAGACAATGGCGACCACTATCTTGCTTAGATATAAAGCAATCAGCCAAAAAGCTAAAGTAATTAAAGCCAAAGGTAAGCCAATAAAGGTTAGAGCCAAGATTAGTGCAATGATTGGAGTTAGTAATAATATGACTATTCCGGGCCACAAAGTTTTTTTCATTTTTTCCGGGAGATCCTTATCTAAATCTTTGATTTTATTTCTGAATAAATTGATAATTATTAAACCAACGACTAAAGCGGCGAATAAAGAGTAGAGGCGACGCCATAGCCAAGAAGAAAACTGGTCGCCCGACTTCTCCTTGATTTGATTTTTAGTAATTTGGCCACTAATAACCGAGGGATTCATTATGTTTGCCTCCTTATTGGCCGTATAATTTAAATCACCCTTGATGATCGCGTCAGAATAAATATTAATCGGATTTATTTGACCATTGTTCGGTACCCTTAAATAAACATTTTTTCCGATTTTACTACTAATGTTCAATATATTAGCTGAGGCATAGACATTAGATCCAACTCCGCCTTTAAGATCGGCGCTGGTAGCCGCTAAGACTAAATCGCCGCCGGCATTAGCGCCGTCATTAAACACAACTTTGGAGCCCAGGACGTTGATGTTTTTTCCTGTATTGCCGTTAAGATTAATATCTCCGCCAAAAACTCTGATATCACCCAGAACTTCACCATTGATATTAATAGTTTGGGCTATGGCGATAACGTCTCCCTGAATTTGGCCATTGATAGTCAGGGTTTGGCTAGCTGAGACTAAATCACCTTGAATCTGGCCGTCTATAACGACGCTTTGGCCTACCAGATATGTACTGTCGCTTCTAATCTCTTCTTTTGGTATATAGATATTGGTCGGGTCATAGCTACTCGCCGCTCTGGCTATTATGGGACTGGTAACCAGGATAAGCAAGGAAAAGATAAGAAATTTTAGCTTGTTTTTAGACATATAAGCCTTGTTAAAATATTGATTTTATTGTATTATACCGTTATTATAACGCTAAAATATGACAAAAGTAAACCCGGAAAAATTAGCATTAACTGATATTCTTGGCCAGCGTATCGAATCTTTAGCAGATTTAGAAAAAGCCAAAAGATTATCGGCTAAAAAATATCATATTCCCACAGTCCTTAATTCTACGATTCTTAGAGAATATCGTCATCTTTTAAGCTTGGGGAGAAGACGAGACGAGCGATTAGAGCGTCTTTTAAGAAAAAGGACAATCAGAACCTTATCCGGTATCGCACCGGTAGCAGTTTTGACCAAAGTTTACCCTTGTCCAGGCCGCTGTGCCTATTGTCCCAATGAGAAGGACGTACCAGTTAGCTACTTGGCTAATGAGCCGGCGGTAATGAGAGCTATTCGCTGCCAATATGATCCATATAAACAAGTCACCATGCGTTTATATGCTTTAGAGAACAACGGTCATGAGCCGACAAAAATCGAGATTATTGTTATCGGTGGTACCTGGAGTTATTTGCCAGAGAGGTATAAATTTTGGTATATCCTTAATTGTTTCCGAGCCGCTAACGATTATCCAAATAACAAAAATAATCCTAAGCTAAAGTCTTTAAAGGCGCCTTTTGGACAAAATCTTGCTTTATCAGAATTAAAGAAGCGCTTATTAATTGAGCAGAAAAAAAATGAAAAGGCGGTTTATAAAATTATCGGCTTAACCCTAGAGACCAGGCCTGATTATATTAACGACAAGGAGTTGAAAGAAATGCGTATCTTGGGGTGCACGCGAGTGGAAATGGGGGTGCAAGCTATTGATGATAGGATTTTACGCCTCAATCAAAGAGGGCACGGGGTAGCCGAGATAATCGCGGCGACCAAATTACTAAAGAGCTACGGCTTTAAGATTACCTATCATATTATGCCCGCCCTGCCCGGGTCTACTCCCGCCAAAGACCTAAAGATGTTTAAGGAGTTGTTCAGCTCGGAAAGCTATCAGCCCGACCAGATTAAATTTTATCCGACCATAGTAACCGCTGGGACCCTGCTCTATAGATGGTACCGGCAGGGTAAATATAAACCTTATACCGATAAGCAATTACAGGGATTGATTGTCAGGTGCAAGGAATCTGTCCCGGAGTATGTGCGAATTATCCGCTTGATTCGGGACATCCCAGGGGAATCTATTATTGCCGGCAACCTGATTACTAATTTGCGACAAGTAATGAAAGATAAAGGAGTAAAATGTAATTGTATCAGATGTCGCGAGGCTAAAGATTCGAAATTTTCAAAAACCGATTTTTTTATAAAAGTAAATAGTTATAAAGCTTCTGGTGGTCAAGAATATTTCATTTCAGCGGTTTCGCGAGATGGTCGGATTCTCTATGGTTTTTGCCGTTTGAGATTAGATGCCAGCAGTCGAGTGGCCCCCGCCTTGATTAGGGAATTACATGTTTATGGAGAATTGGTTTCGGTTGGCGCCAAGAAGAAAACCCAGCACAGCGGTCTAGGCAAGGAATTAATGAAGAACGCCGAAGCTATAGTTAAACAGAATAAGATTAAGAAGATGGCGGTTATTTCCGGAGTCGGAGTCAGGGATTATTATAGAAAACTGGGCTATAAGCTGAAAGATAGTTACCTAGTGAAACAGATAAAGTCTTATTAAATAAAGCGAAGTTAATCTTAATATTTAAATAAAATCATTTTTGACGGCGGCGTCATTCCTGTTTAGAATAAGAAAAAATAAACCATTCGCTCTTTTTAAAATTTAGGTCATGGAAATTGTCGTCAAATTTACCCCAGAAAATTTTTCGGATTGGCAGAACCGCGGCTTTGCTAGAGTTCCTCTGGCGAGAGAAAATCTAATAGGTGTGGTCGAAGTCCGTTTAAAAGCAACCGAAATTAACAATATTGAACGCACGGAAACCGACTTAATCTATCATAGTCGCTTCTTTAAGCGTCCCGGTCCGGACAAAGGAGATAGTCTGTAAGTTTTAGGTAGCGCTTCATAAAGAAGCGTTATTTTTATAGGCAAAATCAAGCTTATTTGTTGAAAAAAATAATTTTGACAAAAGCAGGCGTCTAAATTAAGATTAAGATATGAATTACAAGGATTTATCACAACAGGATCAGGATGTCTGGAAAATAATCGAGCGGGAAACCAGGCGCCAACAAGAAGAGATCGAACTAATCGCCTCAGAAAATTATGTTTCTAAGGCGGTTTTAGAGGCAATGGCTACGGTCCTAACTAATAAGTATAGCGAGGGCTATCCAGGTAAGCGCTACTATGGCGGCAATCAAGTAATCGATGAAATTGAGTCTTTAGCAGTTTCTCGTTGTCAGAAGCTATTTAAAGCTGAGCACGTTAACGTTCAGCCATTATCTGGCTCCCCGGCCAATGCCGCTGTCTATATGGCCTTTTTAGAGCCGGGGGACAAGGTTTTGGGCTTAAAGCTCGATCATGGTGGTCACTTGTCACATGGCCATAGTGTTAATTTTTCCGGCCGGTTGTATAATTTTGTCCAGTATGGCGTCAAGGCAGAAACGGGCATGATCGACATGGAAGAAGTCAGGGAAATTGCTCTAAAAGAAAAACCTAAGATGATCGTGGCCGGATTCAGCGCTTATTCTAGGGAGATTGATTGGCTCGGGTTTAAAAAGATCGCTGATGAAATCGGCGCCTATACTTTTGCCGATATCGCTCATATCGCCGGCTTGGTTGCAGCCGAAGTTTTAGATAACCCCGTGCCGATTTTCGATGTCGTTTCAAGTACAACCCATAAGACTTTACGTGGTCCAAGGGGGGCGATTATTATGTGCAAGGAACAATTTGCCAAACAGATTGATCGGGCGGTGTTTCCAGGTATGCAGGGTGGCCCGCATGACCATATTACCGCCGCTAAGGCGGTGGCCTTTGGCGAGGCCCTACAGCCAGAGTTTAGAGATTACGCTGAACAAGTGGTTAAAAATGCCCAAGCAATGGCGGCCGAATTTATAGCTAGAGGTTACAGGGTGGTTTCTGGGGGGACAGATAATCACTTAATGGTACTTGATTTATCAAGTAGAGGTTTGGTCGGTAAATTAGCCGAACAGACGCTTGAAAAGATTGGCATTTCTGTTTCCCGCTCTACTATTCCCAATGATCCTAATCCTCCGATGAATCCCTCTGGTTTGCGTCTAGGCACCCCAGCGGTGACTACCCGTGGCATGAAAGAGGCAGAAATGGCAGCGATTGTTGATTTGATTGATCAAGCTCTAAATAATATCGATAATGAAATAAAGCTCAATGAGCTGAAAGATAGAGTCAGGGATTTATGTGCTAAATTCAAGTTAAACTATTAATGGATATTTATGGAGATTATTGACGGTAAAAAGATTGCTGAAAGGATTAAAGATGAGATAGTGGCGGAGACTTGCCAAATAGCAAATTCGGCCTCGAATAGAAGGCCGAATTTAGCAATTATTTTGGTTGGCGAGCGGGAAGACTCCAAATTGTACGTTTCTTTAAAGGAAAAAGAAGGCGTTAAGATCGGGATTGATACAAATTTATATAAGTTAGATGAATCAACCAGTGAAGCGGAAATTTTAAATCTGATCGGCTTCCTTAATCGCGATGAGATGATCGATGGCATTTTAGTTCAGTTGCCTTTGCCAGAAAAATTTGATACCGACAAGATCATTAAGACAATTAATCCTCTAAAAGATGCTGATGGCTTCCATCCCCAGCATCCCGCTTATTTGATTTCTCCAGTGCTGGGATCAATTCTGGAGATTTTAAAAGAAATAAAATTTTCTAGCCAGGGGAAGCGGGCTTGTGTATTGTATAATTCTGAAGTTTTTGGCTCGACATTAGCTGCCAGCCTGAAGTCTTTAGGCTTGGTAATCGATTTAGTCTCCTTTAAGGATCTAGACCTTTCAGATGATAAAAAGCAACAATCTAAACGTGGAGAGACAAAAAAAATCAGTGTTCAGGCCGATCTTCTAATCAGCGCTTTAGGTTTGCCTGGCTTCGTAACCAAAGAAATGGTTAAATCGGGATCGGTAGTTATCGATATCGGAATTACCAAACTTGCCGGTAAAGTTAAGGGTGACGTCGACTTTACAGATGTTAAGGATGTAAGCGCTTATATTACTCCTGTTCCTGGCGGCATCGGCCCGCTGACGATCGCTTTATTATTCCGTAATGTATTAGAGATATATAAACACAGGAAATAGTACCGTTTATTAATTTTTTGCTAATCTTATAAGCCTGTTCAGGCTTATTTTAAACATGACAGCCATCGAGCTTAAAAAACAACAGTTGAGAGAGCTACTAAAGATTCATTTTGGTTATGAATCTTTTCGTCCTGGACAAGAACAGGCGATTGATAATATCCTACACGGCCGCCATACGGTCGTGGTTTTGCCTACCGGCGGAGGAAAGTCCTTGATATATCAATTGCCCGCCCTGGTTTTAGATGGTATCACTTTAGTCGTTTCGCCCCTGATCGCTTTAATGAAGGATCAGGTTGACTCCCTCGAAAGGGTGGGTATCCCGGCTACATATATAAATTCTTCTTTGAGTTTAGCCGAATCCGGCCAGCGTTTAGAAAAAATAAAAAAAGGCCTGTTTAAGTTGGTTTATGTGGCCCCAGAAAGATTCTATAACCAAGATTTCATTAACGACCTTAAGCAGCTTAAGGTTTCGTTGTTTGCTATCGATGAAGCTCATTGTATTAGCCAATGGGGGCACGATTTTCGTCCCAGCTATCTTAAACTGAAGGAAGCGATTCGCTTCTTCGGCCAGCCAACCGTGGTAGCGCTGACGGCAACAGCAACGCCTGAAGTGAGAGACGACATCGTGAAACAGTTGAATTTAATGAACCCGGACTTAGTTATCAAAGGTTTTGCTCGTCCTAATTTACAGTTTGGCGTCATCCAAAGCAATGATAGCCAAAAGATAGATTTTATCGTCGATGTCATTAAGAATATGGAGCATGGCTCAGGTATAGTTTATGTTGGCACCAGGAATAAGGCGGATGAATTAGTGGAAATCCTTTTAGCTAATGACATCAAGGCCGTCGTCTATCACGCCGGCATGGATAGCGATAGTCGGGATTGGGTCCAGGACAGCTTCTTAAGGGGGCAAGCCCAGGTCGTAGTCGCTACTAACGCCTTTGGCTTAGGAATCAACAAGAAGGACATTCGATTTGTCATCCATCATGATTTGCCTGGCACAATCGAAGCCTATTACCAAGAAGCCGGCCGAGCCGGTCGGGACAATCAGCCTAGTTTTTGCCTTTTATTCTATTCTCCTAAAGACAGGTATTTAAGAGAGTTCTTCATTAAAGGTGATAATCCTTCGCCCGAAATCATCAGTGAAATTTATGAGTTTTTAATTGGCGCTGAAAGCGATCATGATGGTTCCATTCTTATTACTTATAGCGATATCATTAAAAATCTATCAGACAATGTGCCAGAGATGTCAGTAGGTACGGCCCTAAAAGTCTTAGAGAGGCATGGCTATATCACCCGTCCGAATGAAAAGACGGCCAATGCCTATATAAAAGTTCAAGGTCAGGAGACTGATCTGCGGGCAGCCGTCGGTCGGAGGGCTAAAGTTCAAGCTGAGATCATCGAGAAGCTTTTAGAAAGCCAGACCGATAAGCTTTTTAGCGGTTGGGAAATAAACCTTGAAGAGTTGGCCGCTATTTTGAAAGTTAAAAAAGAGTCTTTAGTTAGGACGCTTAAGAAGCTGCAAGAAAGGCAACTATTGGAATATCGTCCACCCTTCAAAGGCACGGAAATTAAAATCCTTAAAAGAGTTGACCCCTTTGACCTCGATTTAAACCATAGGGCGCTCCGGGAGAAAGCCGCTCGGGCCTATGAGAAGCTAGATGAGATGGAATCTTACGTCTATAATCTAGGTTGCCGTCAGACCTATATCCTTAATTATTTTGGCGATCATAGTTCTAGCGATTGCGGGCAGTGTGACCGTTGTCTTAAAACGGATAAGCTGAAATCTTCTGGGCAGGAGGATTTTCGAAATAAAGAGTATTTAAGCTAATATGGATAGGCAGACAGAGCAAAACTTATTAAAGATAGTCAGGAACAACTACCAAACGGTCGCTGAAGAGTTTAATGTTACTCGTAAAAAAGAGGTCTGGCCGGAGATAAAAGAATTAGCCGCTGAGATTAAGGATGGAGACAAGGTGTTGGATGTTGGTTGCGGTAATGGTCGCTTACTCGAGGCTTTAACTGGTCGGAATATTGAATATTTAGGCATTGATCAAAGCCAGAATTTAATTGAGCTAGCTAAAACGAACCACCCCTTAGCCGATTTTCGTACCGGCGATTTATTGGACTTGGGGCAGATAGACAGTCATGGTTTCGATCACGTTTTTTGTTTAGCGGTTTTTCATCATTTGCCTTCAGATAAGTTGAGGATACAGGCCCTAAAACAACTGAAAAATAAAGTCGGTTTTGAGGGTCGGATAATTATCAGTGTTTGGAATTTATGGGGGCACAGAAAATACCGTTCATTAATTTGGAAATTCTTTTTTTTAAAACTTCTTAAAAAACATCGGATGAAATTTGGCGACGTCTTATTCTCTTGGAAGAATAGCCAGCAGCAAGTGGTTAGTCAAAGGTATTATCATGCTTTTAGGACGCGCCAGCTAAAGGACTTGGCGAAAAGGGCTGATTTGAAAATCACCAAACTTTATCACGATAAATATAATTATTGGCTTATTTTAGAAAAGAAAAAATGAATTTAAAAAATAGCTTTTTCTTGACACCCCCTAGGGGTGTGTGCTAATATGTAAGCCTATGAAAACAACTGAACAAAGGATCAATAATATCATCGGCCAGCTGGAGGGCGTTAAGAAATCCCTAAGCCAGAAGAATAAGGATTGCTTCAAGCTGATTATCCAGCTGAAAGCGATAAAATCGGCAGCCTCAGCCTTGATCGATAAGGTTATTCAAGATGAATTCGTCGCTTGTTGGCCCCAATCTCAGGCTAAGAAGGATAAGATCCAAAAAATATTCACTGAAATAATTAAAAAATAAAATATAAAAATTAAGTTTAAATTTTATGTCAAACGCTTTAGAATTAAACGTCGGTAACTTTAAAGAAGAAGTTTTATCAAGCCCAGTGCCGGTTTTAGTAGATTTTTGGGCACCTTGGTGTATGCCTTGCCAGATGATGGCCCCAATCCTAGATGAATTGGTTGTAGATATGGGGGGGCGAGTCAAGATAGCTAAGGTTAATACCGAAGAGAGCGAGAACGCTTCTTTAGCCCAGGAATACCAGATCCAGAGTATTCCTAATATGAAGCTTTTTCGGGATGGGAAAATTATCGGTGAATTCATCGGTTTAAGAGACAAGAATACCCTAAAAGGAGAAATTGAAAATTTAATAAAATAGATATGAGCATCTTCGCGGATAACCTTAAACGTTTGGAAAAAGTCGCATCGCTTGAAGGCATAGATGCCTCAGAGATGTCCGTCTTATTGAAACCAAAAGAGGTTAATCGGGCCGAATTAGAGATTGGCGGCCAGCGCTACCCCGCTTGGCGTATAGTCTATAATCGCGCTTTGGGACCGGGTAAGGGTGGAATCAGGTTTCACCCTGAGGTTTCTGAGGATGAAGTCCAGTCCCTAGCTTTTTGGATGGCCCTTAAAAACTCTTTAGCTGATATTCCTTATGGTGGCGCTAAAGGAGGGATCAAACTAGACCCAAAAAAGATGAGCCCCCAGGAGTTAGAGCAGATTAGCCGCGCTTATATTGACCAAATGTACCCTTTTTTAGGGCAAGACAAGGATATTCCCGCCCCAGATGTGTACACTAATGCGCAAATCATGGCCTGGATGCTAGATGAGTATGAAAAAAAAGTCGGGCATCATGAGCCGGGCATGATTACCGGAAAGCCTTTGGAATTAGGCGGCTTAGCTCTCAGGTCAGACGCAACCGCTCAAGGTGGGTATTTGATAATTAAAGAAATGATTGCCGCCTTGTCCGAAAAGACCAAGGGGCTTAAAATCGTGGTCCAGGGTTTTGGTAACGCCGGACTTTTCATTACAGAAAAATTGCATAATGATGGCCACAAGATTATCGCCGTTAGTGATAGTCGGGGAGGTATATATAACCAAGCTGGACTAGATATCCGCGAACTGGCGATTTGGAAAAACAGCGGCCAAGCCGTCGGCGACTATAAGGATGGAGAAAAAATAGATAATTCCCAGCTTCTAGAACTGGATTGCGATATCTTAGTCTTAGCCGCTCTAGAAAATCAGATAACTAGTGGTAATGCCGCCAAGGTTAAGGCCAAATATTTAGTAGAATTGGCTAACGGCCCGATAAGCTACGAGGCAGATGAGATTCTTTTTAACAACAAACAAGTAGTAGTCCCGGACATTCTAGCTAATTCCGGCGGTGTAATCGTTAGTTATTTTGAATGGGCGCAAAATCGCGCTGGCCAGATCTTAGATGAAGATTATCTTCGTGGTTTGTTGGATAAAAAAATGAAATCGGGCTGGGAGGCGGTTTATACTAGTTTCCGTAAACATGAAGGCCAGATCAGCTTACG contains the following coding sequences:
- a CDS encoding Glu/Leu/Phe/Val dehydrogenase produces the protein MSIFADNLKRLEKVASLEGIDASEMSVLLKPKEVNRAELEIGGQRYPAWRIVYNRALGPGKGGIRFHPEVSEDEVQSLAFWMALKNSLADIPYGGAKGGIKLDPKKMSPQELEQISRAYIDQMYPFLGQDKDIPAPDVYTNAQIMAWMLDEYEKKVGHHEPGMITGKPLELGGLALRSDATAQGGYLIIKEMIAALSEKTKGLKIVVQGFGNAGLFITEKLHNDGHKIIAVSDSRGGIYNQAGLDIRELAIWKNSGQAVGDYKDGEKIDNSQLLELDCDILVLAALENQITSGNAAKVKAKYLVELANGPISYEADEILFNNKQVVVPDILANSGGVIVSYFEWAQNRAGQILDEDYLRGLLDKKMKSGWEAVYTSFRKHEGQISLRLAAYIIAVKRILSAEKWRGNI
- the trxA gene encoding thioredoxin; this encodes MSNALELNVGNFKEEVLSSPVPVLVDFWAPWCMPCQMMAPILDELVVDMGGRVKIAKVNTEESENASLAQEYQIQSIPNMKLFRDGKIIGEFIGLRDKNTLKGEIENLIK